From one Pontibacillus sp. HMF3514 genomic stretch:
- the ymfI gene encoding elongation factor P 5-aminopentanone reductase gives MGKTCLIIGASGDIGASIAISFAEQGYKLILHYHQNEEAIKKIKEQIPHGSVLQIIQSDLSSGIGIESLCETLEHPVDTVVFSSGVSQVKLFQDVTDGDMDMMYNVHVKAPWKITRHLLPSMIQNKAGNIIVISSIWGDVGASCEVLYSTVKGAQDSFIKSLAKEVGPSGVSVNGIRPGIIETKMNRHLSEEEKQEIIEEIPVNRMGQVEDIAHTALFLADDRSSYIQGELINVTGAWNG, from the coding sequence ATGGGGAAAACATGCCTAATTATAGGTGCTAGTGGAGATATTGGAGCTTCTATTGCCATATCTTTTGCAGAACAAGGGTATAAATTAATTCTTCACTATCATCAAAATGAAGAAGCGATTAAGAAAATAAAGGAACAGATACCTCATGGATCTGTTCTCCAAATTATTCAATCGGATTTGAGTTCGGGAATAGGTATAGAGAGTCTTTGTGAGACACTCGAACACCCTGTTGATACAGTGGTATTCTCAAGTGGCGTTAGCCAAGTAAAGCTCTTCCAAGACGTAACAGATGGAGATATGGACATGATGTATAATGTTCATGTAAAAGCTCCTTGGAAAATTACGCGTCACCTTTTACCATCCATGATTCAGAATAAAGCTGGTAATATTATTGTGATCTCTTCTATTTGGGGAGATGTGGGTGCAAGTTGTGAAGTGTTGTATTCAACGGTTAAAGGTGCTCAGGATAGTTTTATCAAATCACTTGCTAAAGAAGTGGGGCCCTCTGGAGTTTCTGTGAATGGGATTCGTCCTGGTATTATTGAAACAAAGATGAATCGTCACTTGAGTGAGGAAGAAAAACAAGAGATTATAGAAGAAATTCCTGTGAATAGAATGGGGCAAGTAGAAGATATTGCTCATACTGCATTATTTTTAGCGGATGACCGTTCTTCTTATATACAAGGTGAATTGATCAATGTCACAGGGGCTTGGAATGGATGA
- a CDS encoding DUF3243 domain-containing protein, which translates to MSVLDNWDSWKDFLGDRLHQAQGDGMNDQAVSNLAYEVGDYLANQVDAKNDQEAMLRDLWSVASQEEQHAIANMMVKLVQNNGTK; encoded by the coding sequence ATGTCTGTATTAGATAACTGGGATTCCTGGAAAGACTTTTTAGGGGATCGCCTACACCAAGCACAAGGTGATGGAATGAACGATCAAGCCGTTTCTAACCTTGCCTATGAAGTAGGTGACTATTTAGCAAACCAAGTAGATGCGAAAAATGACCAAGAGGCTATGCTTCGTGATCTATGGAGTGTTGCTTCTCAAGAAGAACAACACGCAATTGCTAATATGATGGTAAAACTTGTACAAAATAACGGAACGAAGTAA
- a CDS encoding YmfK family protein — MDKKEWYLEYEIKYNRPGLLGDISSLLGMLSINIVTINGVEDSRRGMLLLCKHDEQINRLKSILQTMDTISVTKCRRPKLRDRLAVRHGRYIHSDIDDKKTFRFVREDLGLLVDFMAELFKKDGHKLIGIRGMPRVGKTESIVAASVSANKKWLFVSSTLLKQTIRSQLIEDEYSPENLYILDGIVSTKRANERHWQLVREIMRLPATKVVEHPDMFVRETEYKLGDFDYIIELRNSEDEEITYETVDKSEFNQDDGFSMFDF, encoded by the coding sequence ATGGATAAGAAGGAATGGTACCTGGAATATGAAATTAAGTATAATCGTCCAGGGTTGCTGGGTGATATATCCTCCTTGTTAGGAATGCTATCCATTAATATCGTTACGATTAATGGTGTTGAAGATTCTAGACGAGGAATGCTTTTATTATGCAAACATGATGAACAAATTAATCGTTTGAAATCAATTTTACAAACGATGGATACGATCTCAGTTACGAAATGTCGTCGTCCTAAATTGCGTGATCGCTTAGCCGTGAGACACGGGCGTTATATACATAGTGACATTGATGATAAAAAAACATTTCGTTTTGTCCGTGAAGACCTTGGTCTTTTAGTAGATTTTATGGCTGAATTGTTCAAAAAAGACGGACATAAACTTATTGGAATTAGAGGGATGCCTCGAGTAGGAAAGACAGAATCTATAGTAGCTGCAAGTGTATCTGCCAATAAAAAATGGCTTTTTGTATCAAGTACATTACTTAAACAAACGATACGTAGTCAATTAATCGAGGATGAGTACTCCCCTGAGAATCTCTATATTCTCGACGGAATTGTTTCGACAAAAAGAGCAAATGAAAGACATTGGCAACTTGTACGAGAGATTATGCGCCTTCCAGCAACTAAGGTTGTTGAACATCCAGATATGTTCGTACGAGAAACGGAATATAAATTAGGTGATTTCGACTACATCATCGAGCTACGCAATAGTGAGGATGAAGAAATTACATACGAAACAGTAGATAAGTCAGAATTTAATCAAGATGATGGCTTTTCCATGTTTGACTTTTAA
- a CDS encoding RodZ family helix-turn-helix domain-containing protein, with protein sequence MEIGARLKEAREAKNMSLDDVQNETKIQTRYLQAIEKGNFSIMPGKFYTRAFIRQYAEAVGLDPDLIMEEHANELPSSSEEEYIQYTRLQRHKDETSTKGSAIFTFLPKFIIGLLVIGILVVGYIFYQKTIDSNPADTPAQDEDGVSDEVFRDEDGDSGNSDSSGDSSEGDQNNSDQTNENNGEDNQGDTQETQEPEEPKQEINVVEKGSGAEPESTLELVNADELKFRAEIIQENDESFLGVRNGKGKEFFGKILNSDTPEMSLDLTGEERIRIRVGRANQTNIFINDQKLEYPVNPEENIVQTIWINVKGSSVQ encoded by the coding sequence ATGGAAATCGGTGCTAGGTTAAAAGAAGCAAGAGAAGCAAAGAATATGTCTCTTGATGATGTCCAAAATGAAACGAAAATCCAAACCCGTTATCTACAAGCCATTGAAAAAGGCAATTTCAGTATTATGCCGGGTAAGTTCTACACAAGAGCATTTATTCGGCAATATGCTGAAGCGGTTGGATTAGATCCCGATTTAATCATGGAAGAACATGCGAATGAGCTTCCAAGTTCAAGTGAAGAAGAATATATTCAATACACAAGATTACAACGACATAAAGACGAAACATCCACTAAGGGATCTGCTATCTTTACATTTTTACCTAAATTTATTATCGGTTTGCTTGTAATTGGTATTCTTGTAGTTGGGTATATTTTCTATCAAAAAACAATTGATTCAAATCCTGCTGACACACCTGCTCAGGATGAAGACGGCGTAAGTGATGAAGTCTTCAGAGATGAGGATGGAGATTCAGGTAACTCGGATAGCTCTGGCGATAGTAGTGAAGGGGATCAGAATAATTCTGATCAAACAAACGAAAATAACGGAGAAGATAATCAAGGGGATACACAAGAAACTCAAGAACCTGAAGAACCTAAGCAAGAAATTAATGTGGTAGAAAAAGGGTCTGGGGCAGAACCTGAATCTACTTTAGAATTGGTTAATGCAGATGAATTAAAATTTAGAGCAGAAATTATACAAGAAAATGATGAAAGCTTTTTAGGTGTTCGTAACGGAAAAGGAAAAGAGTTCTTCGGGAAAATCCTTAACTCAGACACCCCTGAAATGAGTTTAGACCTTACTGGAGAAGAACGTATTCGAATCCGTGTTGGTCGAGCCAATCAAACCAACATCTTTATAAATGATCAGAAGCTAGAGTATCCAGTGAATCCAGAAGAAAATATTGTTCAAACCATTTGGATTAACGTAAAAGGTTCATCAGTACAATAG
- the pgsA gene encoding CDP-diacylglycerol--glycerol-3-phosphate 3-phosphatidyltransferase, whose protein sequence is MNIPNRITISRILLIPIIIFLLSVPLDWGTWDIGESSLPVSHFVAAILFIIASITDWVDGYYARRYNLVTNLGKFLDPLADKLLVSAALISLVELDMAAAWLVILIVSREFAVTGLRLVAAGEGIVLAAGQMGKLKTWIQIIAASALLLHNFPFSFVGFPFATISLWAAMLITVASGVEYFVKNWHVMEGSK, encoded by the coding sequence ATGAATATACCAAATCGCATTACGATATCACGCATACTATTGATTCCCATCATTATCTTTTTACTTTCAGTGCCATTAGATTGGGGTACTTGGGACATTGGTGAAAGCTCTTTACCTGTATCTCACTTTGTGGCAGCCATTCTATTTATAATCGCTTCCATTACAGACTGGGTTGATGGTTACTACGCTAGAAGGTATAACCTTGTCACAAATTTAGGGAAGTTTTTAGATCCCTTAGCAGATAAATTGCTTGTTTCTGCAGCTTTAATCTCTCTTGTAGAACTTGACATGGCTGCGGCATGGTTAGTGATCTTGATTGTAAGCCGAGAATTTGCTGTGACTGGCTTACGTTTAGTAGCAGCTGGTGAAGGGATTGTTCTTGCAGCTGGACAAATGGGGAAATTAAAAACATGGATTCAAATTATTGCAGCTTCAGCGCTTCTATTACACAACTTTCCGTTTTCATTTGTTGGTTTTCCATTCGCAACAATTTCTTTATGGGCTGCGATGCTCATAACAGTTGCTTCCGGTGTAGAATACTTTGTGAAAAACTGGCATGTGATGGAGGGGTCTAAGTAA
- a CDS encoding competence/damage-inducible protein A, with translation MGNGVKAEIIAVGTELLLGQISNTNAQWISEKLALHGVNIFHHSVIGDNYDRLTSLFSLAQDRSDLVIVTGGLGPTDDDLTREAASEILKKPIFEDQETMRNIESYYEQNGQSMSPNNRKQARIFEGADILKNDVGMAPGMAVQKDETLWIFLPGVPREMKAIMEQSGFPYIQNTFPNQSPIFSRMLRFIGIGESQLEHELRDLISAQQNPTIAPLASNGEVAIRLTAKAESETKAKELVQATEQQIYERVGDFVYGYDEDSIEETVFKLLKEKNLSISAAESLTGGQFVERLVTLEGASSVCNGGVVCYAKSVKENLLEVPKLIISHYGTVSEACAVSMAVNVAKKLESKIGISFTGVAGPDEVEGQSAGTVYIGLYVDGESPFAKRFYINGDRDMVRTRAVKKGYELLYHHLKQKNY, from the coding sequence ATGGGAAATGGTGTGAAAGCAGAAATTATTGCAGTTGGTACAGAATTGCTTTTAGGCCAAATCTCCAATACAAATGCTCAATGGATTTCTGAGAAACTGGCATTGCATGGAGTCAACATATTTCATCATAGTGTTATTGGAGATAATTACGATCGCTTAACCTCTCTTTTCTCTTTAGCTCAGGATCGGTCAGATTTAGTTATCGTTACAGGGGGACTTGGTCCAACCGATGATGATTTAACACGTGAAGCGGCTTCTGAGATCTTAAAAAAGCCAATTTTTGAAGATCAAGAGACAATGAGAAATATTGAGTCTTATTATGAACAAAATGGTCAATCCATGAGCCCTAACAACCGAAAGCAAGCACGAATTTTTGAAGGGGCCGATATTTTAAAAAATGATGTTGGTATGGCTCCAGGCATGGCTGTTCAAAAGGATGAAACACTTTGGATATTCTTACCTGGCGTACCTAGAGAAATGAAAGCGATTATGGAGCAAAGTGGTTTTCCATATATTCAAAACACATTTCCTAATCAAAGCCCTATCTTTTCAAGGATGCTTCGTTTTATAGGTATTGGTGAGTCTCAACTTGAGCATGAGTTAAGAGATCTTATTTCAGCACAGCAAAACCCTACCATTGCTCCTTTAGCTAGTAATGGTGAAGTTGCTATACGTCTTACTGCAAAAGCTGAGTCAGAAACAAAAGCAAAGGAACTTGTACAAGCAACAGAGCAGCAGATTTACGAACGTGTTGGAGATTTTGTATATGGATATGACGAGGATTCTATTGAAGAAACAGTTTTTAAACTTTTAAAAGAAAAGAATCTCTCTATATCTGCTGCTGAAAGTTTAACAGGTGGACAATTTGTAGAGCGTCTTGTTACATTAGAGGGTGCTTCAAGCGTTTGTAACGGTGGAGTAGTATGTTATGCCAAAAGCGTGAAAGAAAACTTGCTAGAGGTTCCAAAATTAATTATCAGTCATTATGGAACGGTTAGTGAAGCTTGTGCAGTATCTATGGCCGTTAATGTTGCAAAGAAACTTGAATCAAAAATTGGAATTAGTTTCACAGGTGTCGCAGGGCCTGATGAGGTAGAAGGGCAGTCAGCAGGAACAGTCTACATCGGGTTATATGTTGATGGAGAATCACCTTTTGCGAAACGTTTCTATATTAATGGAGATCGCGACATGGTGCGCACTAGAGCTGTAAAAAAAGGATATGAACTTTTATATCATCATTTAAAGCAAAAAAATTATTAA
- the recA gene encoding recombinase RecA translates to MSDRKQALDMALRQIEKQFGKGSVMKLGEQAEKKINTVPSGSLALDVALGVGGYPRGRIVEIYGPESSGKTTVALHAIAEAQRQGGQAAFIDAEHALDPVYARALGVDIEELLLSQPDTGEQALEIAEALVRSGAIDMIVIDSVAALVPKAEIEGEMGDSHVGLQARLMSQALRKLGGAINKSKTTAIFINQIREKVGVMFGNPETTPGGRALKFYSSVRLEVRRAETLKQGNEMVGNKTKLKVVKNKVAPPFKQAEVDIMYGEGISAEGELLDIGTNLDIITKSGSWYSYNDERLGQGRENAKQFFKENPETYHEIHAKIRQHYGMDETPDEEESEENQSSLDV, encoded by the coding sequence GTGAGTGATCGTAAACAAGCGCTCGACATGGCGTTACGTCAAATAGAAAAGCAATTCGGTAAAGGCTCTGTAATGAAGTTAGGGGAGCAAGCCGAGAAGAAAATAAATACTGTACCAAGTGGTTCCTTGGCATTAGATGTTGCTTTAGGTGTTGGTGGTTATCCACGTGGTCGTATCGTTGAGATCTACGGACCTGAATCTTCTGGTAAAACAACTGTTGCTTTACATGCAATTGCAGAAGCACAACGTCAAGGTGGACAAGCAGCATTTATTGATGCCGAGCATGCTCTAGACCCCGTTTATGCACGTGCATTAGGCGTAGATATTGAAGAATTACTTCTATCCCAGCCTGATACAGGAGAACAAGCTCTAGAGATTGCAGAAGCACTAGTTCGTAGTGGTGCAATTGATATGATCGTAATCGACTCTGTTGCAGCGCTTGTTCCAAAAGCGGAGATCGAAGGTGAAATGGGAGATTCCCACGTAGGTCTTCAAGCTCGTCTAATGTCTCAAGCTTTACGTAAGCTTGGTGGTGCCATTAACAAATCGAAGACAACAGCTATTTTCATTAACCAAATCCGTGAAAAAGTCGGTGTCATGTTTGGTAACCCAGAAACAACTCCTGGTGGACGTGCGCTGAAATTCTACTCTTCAGTTCGCCTTGAAGTACGTCGTGCGGAAACATTAAAACAGGGGAATGAAATGGTTGGTAATAAAACGAAGCTCAAAGTCGTGAAAAATAAGGTAGCACCTCCATTTAAACAAGCTGAAGTAGATATCATGTACGGTGAAGGTATTTCAGCTGAAGGTGAGCTTCTTGATATCGGTACAAACTTAGATATTATTACGAAGAGTGGTTCCTGGTACTCGTATAATGACGAGCGCTTAGGCCAAGGTCGTGAAAATGCTAAGCAATTCTTCAAAGAGAATCCAGAAACGTATCACGAAATCCATGCAAAAATCCGTCAGCATTACGGAATGGATGAAACTCCAGATGAAGAAGAATCTGAAGAAAACCAAAGTAGTTTAGACGTTTAA
- the rny gene encoding ribonuclease Y, with product MGTMTLIISILLTLIVGLFVGYLVRKSIAEAKISSAEELAKQIVDEGHRNADAAKKEALLEAKEENHKFRQEAEQEVKERRNELQKQESRLMQKEENLDRKSETLDKRELMLEKKEESLTEKQQQIEVTESKVEEMREQQQSELERISGYTTDQAKQIILERVEQEVSHESALMVKEAENRAKEEADKKAKNILSLALQRCAADHVAETTVSVVNLPNDEMKGRIIGREGRNIRTLETLTGIDLIIDDTPEAVILSGFDPIRRETARIALEKLVQDGRIHPARIEEMVEKSRREVDEYIREVGEQTTFEVGVHGLHPDLVKILGRLKYRTSYGQNVLKHSTEVAYLSGLLAAELGEDETLARRAGLLHDIGKAIDHEVEGSHVEIGVELATKYKENDTVINAIASHHGDEEATSIISVLVAAADALSAARPGARSETLENYIKRLEKLEEISESYDGVEKSFAIQAGREVRIMVKPEDIDDLKSVQLARDVRNRIENELDYPGHIKVTVVRETRAVEYAK from the coding sequence ATGGGTACAATGACACTAATCATCTCCATTTTGCTTACCCTTATAGTCGGTTTGTTTGTTGGTTATTTGGTTCGGAAATCCATTGCCGAAGCGAAGATTTCCAGTGCAGAAGAATTGGCGAAGCAAATTGTGGACGAAGGGCATCGTAACGCTGATGCAGCGAAAAAGGAAGCTCTTTTAGAAGCAAAAGAAGAGAACCATAAATTTCGTCAGGAAGCTGAACAGGAAGTTAAAGAGCGTCGCAATGAACTTCAGAAGCAAGAAAGCCGTTTAATGCAAAAAGAAGAGAATCTGGATCGTAAAAGTGAAACGCTGGATAAGCGCGAGCTCATGTTAGAGAAGAAAGAAGAGTCACTAACAGAAAAACAACAACAAATTGAAGTAACGGAAAGCAAAGTGGAAGAGATGAGAGAGCAGCAACAGTCTGAGCTTGAACGCATTTCCGGTTACACAACAGATCAAGCTAAACAGATTATTTTAGAACGTGTAGAACAAGAAGTTTCCCATGAATCAGCGCTTATGGTGAAAGAAGCGGAAAATCGTGCGAAAGAGGAAGCTGATAAGAAAGCGAAAAACATTCTATCACTTGCCTTACAACGTTGTGCTGCCGATCACGTTGCAGAGACAACCGTTTCCGTTGTCAACTTACCAAATGACGAAATGAAAGGTCGTATTATTGGACGTGAGGGACGTAATATCCGTACGTTAGAAACATTAACGGGGATTGACCTTATTATTGATGATACACCAGAAGCAGTTATTTTATCTGGGTTTGACCCAATTCGACGAGAGACTGCTCGCATTGCTTTAGAGAAATTAGTACAGGATGGACGTATCCACCCTGCACGCATTGAAGAAATGGTAGAGAAATCTCGTCGTGAAGTAGATGAATATATTCGTGAGGTTGGTGAACAAACAACATTTGAAGTTGGTGTTCACGGTCTACATCCTGATCTTGTGAAGATCTTAGGACGTCTAAAATATCGTACAAGCTATGGTCAAAATGTGTTGAAACACTCCACGGAAGTAGCATACCTATCAGGCTTGTTAGCTGCTGAACTAGGGGAAGACGAAACACTTGCTCGACGCGCTGGATTACTACATGACATTGGTAAAGCCATTGATCATGAAGTAGAAGGTAGTCACGTTGAAATTGGTGTTGAATTGGCTACGAAGTATAAAGAAAATGACACAGTCATCAATGCAATTGCATCTCACCATGGAGATGAAGAAGCTACATCCATTATATCTGTACTAGTAGCTGCAGCGGACGCTCTTTCTGCCGCTCGCCCTGGTGCACGTAGTGAAACACTTGAAAACTACATTAAGCGTCTTGAGAAGTTAGAAGAAATCTCTGAATCCTATGACGGAGTAGAGAAATCCTTTGCTATTCAAGCTGGACGTGAAGTGCGCATCATGGTTAAGCCTGAAGATATCGATGATCTGAAATCTGTTCAGTTAGCTCGAGACGTTCGAAACCGGATTGAGAATGAACTGGATTACCCAGGTCACATTAAAGTAACCGTTGTACGCGAAACAAGAGCAGTTGAATATGCGAAATAA
- a CDS encoding TIGR00282 family metallophosphoesterase codes for MKILFVGDVVGSPGRQMVQDYLPKLKQAYHPNFTIINGENAASGKGINEKIYRSFIEQGAQAVTLGNHAWDKKEIFDFIDKADKMVRPANFPEGTPGKGLTFIKDNGVELAIINLQGRTFMPPLDDPFTKADELIKEAKKRTNLIFVDFHAEATSEKQAMAWYLNGRVSAIVGTHTHVQTADDRILPDGTAYITDVGMTGPYDEILGTDKEAVIKKFLTSLPVRFEIPKTGRTQLSGFLVDVDSSSGKATKVKRILINDDHPFFT; via the coding sequence ATGAAAATATTATTTGTAGGCGACGTTGTAGGATCTCCAGGAAGACAGATGGTTCAAGATTATTTACCAAAATTAAAACAAGCGTACCATCCAAACTTTACGATTATTAATGGTGAAAATGCTGCCTCCGGTAAAGGCATTAATGAAAAAATATATAGAAGTTTTATTGAACAAGGAGCACAGGCTGTAACGCTAGGAAACCATGCATGGGATAAGAAAGAGATTTTTGATTTTATCGATAAGGCAGATAAAATGGTTCGTCCCGCAAACTTTCCGGAAGGTACACCTGGGAAAGGTCTTACTTTCATAAAAGATAATGGGGTAGAATTAGCCATCATTAATCTTCAGGGAAGAACATTTATGCCACCATTAGATGATCCATTCACAAAAGCGGATGAATTGATTAAAGAAGCAAAAAAACGAACAAACCTAATATTCGTTGACTTCCATGCCGAAGCGACTTCTGAAAAACAAGCGATGGCTTGGTATTTAAATGGGCGAGTTAGTGCTATTGTTGGTACTCATACACACGTTCAAACGGCAGATGACCGAATTTTGCCTGATGGTACAGCTTATATTACAGATGTAGGAATGACGGGACCTTATGACGAGATTTTGGGAACGGATAAAGAAGCAGTGATAAAAAAATTCCTTACAAGTTTACCTGTACGTTTTGAGATACCAAAAACGGGTAGAACACAACTAAGTGGATTTTTGGTAGATGTTGACTCTTCTTCCGGTAAA